TCGATGCTGGATAAGGTAATGGGTGTTATTGCTATTGTTTTGGGCAGCATTGCCGGGGTTTCTCTTTTAGTGGGGGGAATTGGTATTATGAATATCATGCTGGTCTCGGTTCGTGAGAGAACGCGTGAAATTGGGATAAGAAAGGCTTGTGGTGCCACAAAGAGCAATATCCTTTTGCAATTTTTGATAGAATCCTTAGCCTTATGCTCAATCGGCGGCGGGATAGGAATATTGGCCAGTATTGGTCTGGTATTGATAATCTCTGCTGTGATGAAGATAGCTTTTTTTATCTCAAGTCTGGCTATTATTATTGGGTTTGGGTTTTCCTTTTTTGTCGGCATCTTTTTCGGGGTCTATCCGGCATGTATAGCTGCAAAGACTAATCCAGTGGAGGCAATGAGGTATGAGTAATTGTTTAGCTGTCAGCTATCAGCAATCAGCAGTCAGCACTAAATATGCTGCCTTCTGCCTCCTGCTTACTGCCTGCTTCCCTATTATGGCAGCAACCTCTTATACTAAGCTCATCCATAATCTTACCCTGCAGGATGCAGTCAGGATAGGGTTAAAAAATAGCAGAGAATTGACCATGGCTAATCTGCAACAAGAACAAACAAAGGCATCTTTAAAGGAAACACTATCTCAGGCCTATCCAAAGATAATGGGTAATATAGGCTCTTCTTACATTAACCTGGAAAAGATAGGCGGAATTCGGACAGGGACAAGTCCTGTCCTTACAACAGACGGTGAAGGATACAGCAATAATTTGTCCCTTTCTCTGAACCAAATTCTATGGACAGGCGGGAAGGTTGCCAATGCCATTAAGTGCAGCCATAAGGAGATAGAGATTTCTTTATTGAAAATAGAAGAGGTGAAAAATGAAACTATCTACAAAATCGCAACCTCCTACTGGAATCTGAAGAAAGCTGTTGAACTAAAGAAGGCTTGCGAAAAAAGAGTAGATTATGCCGGTTTAATCATGGAGATTGCCTCTGTTAGATACAAAGAGGGTCTTATTCCAGAGGTAGAGGTTATGAAGCAAGAGGTAAATCTAGCTCAGGCAAAAGAGGAGCTGATAAAGGCATCATGCAGTGAAAAAATGGCCGGAGATAATCTCAGGAGCCTTTTGAGAATGGAAGGGAAGATAAATCTCATGGATGAACCTGCCTTTGTCCCGCTAAATATAGATGAAGAGAAAATAGTATTAGAGGTAATGACAACTAATTCAGAGATTGCAGGAAGAAAGGCAGAGACAAAGAGTAAGGGATTGCAGGTGAAGATAGCCAGGGCAGATTACCTTCCTAATGTCAACCTGATTGGAAGTTATAACTGGAGTGGTGAAAACAAGGATGGATTCAAAAAGAGCCTTGATCGGGTGTCAGAAGATTCCTGGACATGCGGGATAAACATTGAGATTCCAATATTTAATGGTTTCTACACTGCCTCTAAGGTGAAAGAAGCGAAACTAACCTATAAAGGGGCAGAAGAAAATCTCAATAGCTTAAAAGATAAGATTACTTTAGAAACAAAGGAGATTCTGGCTAGATTATTAGAAGCAGAGGAGAGGGTAAGGGTCTCTGAAAAGAATAAGGAATGGGGAAATGAGATCTTGGGGATCGCAAGGGTAAGGTATGAACTTGGTAAAGCCACTCTTTCTGAGGTAAAAGAGGCAGAGGAGATATTTATTCGTTCCTCTACTATGCAAATTGAGGCTGTGATTGATTATAATCTGTGCAGGATGAACCTGTTGAGGATTATGGGAAAGATAGGAGAGGGATTTTGAGTAACTGCTCAATATCCTGGGGCAATTCCAGAAAATTGAAAAGGTAAGCCTTTAGTTATCAGTGGTAGTCGCAGGCTTATATCCTTGCGTAAAATAACGCAACTTAAAAAAGGGAGCACCTCTGGCAGTTGCGACTAATAATTTCCACCGATTATTGAGCAATTACGATTTTTAAGACTTTTCGTAACTACTCAGGTGTAAAAAAGGAAAAAAAAGGGGGGGGACAGGGAAATGGAAAAGATAAATGAACCACAACGGCACAAAGACACGAAGTAAATCTATCAATAATCTTAGTTCATGAGTGTCTTAGTGGCAATCTCTCCAATTCTCCCTTTTCTCCACCTCTCCATCTTACACATTTAGTATAGCTGAATAGTTATGTTCCCATGTAATTACAAATGTGATTAAAATAACAATAGCTGAGTAGTTACGACTTTTCGAAGTTTTTAAAACTTCGAAAAGTCTGCGTAACTATTTGAAGGGGTTGGGGTATGAGTGATTTTGCACAATATGGAAATCTTTTGAGTGAAATAAAAAACTACATCCGCCAGGCACAGATAAAGGCTGTTTTTTCAGTCAATGCGGAAATGATTCGGATGTACTGGGACATTGGGTACATGATTGACGAACGACAGAAGTCAGAGGGCTGGGGTGCAGGTGTCATCCCAAGGCTGGCAAAAGACATTCAGAACGATCTATCGGAAGCGAAAGGGTTTTCGGAGCGGAATATTAAGCGAATGTTGGCTTTCTATCGTGAATATCCTGCTCTGGGATTTGTGCCACAGCCTGTGGCACAAATGGATAATAGTAAGCAACTTGTTTGCCAAATCCCTTGGGGACACAATATAATGCTTATGGAAAAAATCAAAGACCAACCCATGCGTTTTTGGTATATGGAACAAACCATTCAAAACGGCTGGAGTCGTGATGTTCTGGGTTTTATGATAAAAAGCAGCGTACATACTCGGCAGGGTAATTTAATAAGCAATTTTGAAATTACACTCCCAAATCCCCAGTCTGACATGGTACGGCAAACACTGAAAGATCCCTATATATTTGATTTTCTGACCCTTACCGAGCCTTTTCAGGAACGGGAACTGGAAACTGAACTGGTTAAACACATGGAGAAGTTTCTTGTGGAATTGGGCGCTGGTTTTGCTTTTATGGGTAGACAATATCATCTGACTATTAGCGATAAGGATTTTTATCTTGACCTGTTGTTTTACCATATTAAGCTTCGCTGTTTTGTGATTGTTGAATTAAAAAAGGGTGACTTCAAGCCGGAATACGCCGGCAAGATGAATTTCTACTGTTCCGTGGTGGATGATATGCTCAAGCATGAAAATGACCAGTCCACTATCGGATTGATTCTCTGTCAGACAAAAGACAAAATTTTTGCCGAGTATGCCCTGCGAGATATTCATAAACCGATTGGTATTTCAGAATACGAACTCACCCGCGTCCTGCC
This genomic interval from bacterium contains the following:
- a CDS encoding TolC family protein — encoded protein: MSNCLAVSYQQSAVSTKYAAFCLLLTACFPIMAATSYTKLIHNLTLQDAVRIGLKNSRELTMANLQQEQTKASLKETLSQAYPKIMGNIGSSYINLEKIGGIRTGTSPVLTTDGEGYSNNLSLSLNQILWTGGKVANAIKCSHKEIEISLLKIEEVKNETIYKIATSYWNLKKAVELKKACEKRVDYAGLIMEIASVRYKEGLIPEVEVMKQEVNLAQAKEELIKASCSEKMAGDNLRSLLRMEGKINLMDEPAFVPLNIDEEKIVLEVMTTNSEIAGRKAETKSKGLQVKIARADYLPNVNLIGSYNWSGENKDGFKKSLDRVSEDSWTCGINIEIPIFNGFYTASKVKEAKLTYKGAEENLNSLKDKITLETKEILARLLEAEERVRVSEKNKEWGNEILGIARVRYELGKATLSEVKEAEEIFIRSSTMQIEAVIDYNLCRMNLLRIMGKIGEGF
- a CDS encoding DUF1016 family protein; the encoded protein is MSDFAQYGNLLSEIKNYIRQAQIKAVFSVNAEMIRMYWDIGYMIDERQKSEGWGAGVIPRLAKDIQNDLSEAKGFSERNIKRMLAFYREYPALGFVPQPVAQMDNSKQLVCQIPWGHNIMLMEKIKDQPMRFWYMEQTIQNGWSRDVLGFMIKSSVHTRQGNLISNFEITLPNPQSDMVRQTLKDPYIFDFLTLTEPFQERELETELVKHMEKFLVELGAGFAFMGRQYHLTISDKDFYLDLLFYHIKLRCFVIVELKKGDFKPEYAGKMNFYCSVVDDMLKHENDQSTIGLILCQTKDKIFAEYALRDIHKPIGISEYELTRVLPDNLKSNLPSVEEIEAELSGEKKDRDE